A region of Rhizorhabdus wittichii RW1 DNA encodes the following proteins:
- a CDS encoding Glutathione S-transferase, N-terminal domain (PFAM: Glutathione S-transferase, N-terminal domain; Glutathione S-transferase, C-terminal domain), whose amino-acid sequence MPLTIWGRLNSHNVKKVAWLAVEAGIAHERRDIGGSFGFTDAYLAMNPNRLVPTIDDDGFVLWESNAILRYLAAAYAPALWPADLRARALADRWMDWQFGYAEAQRDAFIQLVRTAPADRDAAKVAASARRAGEMMAILDAALAERPWLSGDGFGIGDIPMGVYVHSWYALDIDRPDRPHVADWYARLRQRPGYAGCVAIPLS is encoded by the coding sequence ATGCCATTGACGATCTGGGGCCGCCTCAACTCGCACAACGTCAAGAAGGTCGCCTGGCTCGCGGTCGAGGCGGGGATCGCGCATGAGCGGCGCGACATCGGCGGGAGCTTCGGCTTCACCGACGCCTATCTGGCGATGAACCCCAACCGGCTGGTTCCGACGATCGACGACGACGGCTTCGTGCTGTGGGAATCGAACGCGATCCTGCGCTACCTCGCGGCGGCCTATGCGCCCGCGCTGTGGCCCGCCGACCTGCGGGCGCGGGCGCTCGCCGATCGTTGGATGGACTGGCAGTTCGGCTATGCCGAGGCGCAGCGCGACGCCTTCATCCAGCTCGTCCGCACCGCGCCCGCCGATCGCGACGCAGCGAAGGTCGCGGCCTCGGCCCGGCGCGCTGGCGAGATGATGGCGATCCTCGACGCGGCGCTGGCCGAACGGCCCTGGCTGTCGGGCGACGGCTTCGGGATCGGCGACATCCCGATGGGCGTCTATGTCCATAGCTGGTACGCGCTCGACATCGATCGGCCCGATCGGCCCCACGTCGCCGACTGGTACGCCCGGCTGCGGCAGCGGCCCGGCTATGCCGGCTGCGTGGCGATCCCGCTGAGCTGA
- a CDS encoding N-acetylglutamate synthase / glutamate N-acetyltransferase (TIGRFAM: arginine biosynthesis bifunctional protein ArgJ~PFAM: arginine biosynthesis protein ArgJ), producing MDRSPLAPAAFPDLPPIAGARVAVARAGYKRWDRADLTYAAFDEGTVVAGVTTTSRCPSPEVEWCRAALPLGQARALVVNAGNSNAFTGNRGRAAVEAITARVAGAIGCRPSDVFVASTGVIGVPLPIDKAEAGIDAVLRAPEASWEEAAATIMTTDTFAKAARASAMVGGARVELVGIVKGSGMIAPDMATMLGFVFTDAAIAPELLQAMLNRANARSFSCITVDGDTSTSDTVLAFATGKAGHARLETMDDPGADALEAALNAVCLELAQLVVRDGEGASKFIAVTVEGAESDASAHRIALSIANSPLVKTAIAGEDANWGRVVMAVGKAGEPAERDRLSIRFGATQVATGGLAVEGYDEAPVAAHLKGREIEIGVDIGLGNGRATVWTCDLTHGYISINADYRS from the coding sequence ATGGACCGTTCGCCGCTCGCCCCCGCCGCCTTTCCCGATCTGCCGCCGATCGCGGGCGCGCGTGTCGCGGTGGCGCGCGCGGGCTACAAGCGCTGGGACCGGGCCGACCTGACCTATGCCGCGTTCGACGAGGGCACCGTCGTCGCCGGGGTGACGACCACCAGCAGATGCCCCTCGCCCGAGGTCGAATGGTGCCGCGCCGCGCTGCCGCTCGGCCAGGCGCGCGCTCTGGTCGTCAATGCCGGCAATAGCAACGCCTTCACCGGCAATCGTGGCCGCGCCGCGGTCGAGGCGATCACCGCGCGGGTGGCGGGCGCGATCGGCTGCCGCCCGTCGGACGTGTTCGTCGCCTCGACCGGGGTGATCGGCGTGCCGCTGCCGATCGACAAGGCCGAGGCCGGGATCGACGCGGTGCTGCGCGCGCCGGAGGCGAGCTGGGAGGAGGCCGCCGCGACGATCATGACCACCGACACCTTCGCCAAGGCGGCGCGCGCCTCGGCGATGGTCGGCGGCGCCCGGGTCGAGCTGGTCGGCATCGTCAAGGGATCGGGGATGATCGCGCCCGACATGGCGACGATGCTCGGCTTCGTCTTCACCGACGCCGCGATCGCGCCCGAGCTGCTCCAGGCGATGCTGAACCGCGCCAATGCCAGGAGCTTCTCCTGCATCACCGTCGACGGCGACACCTCGACCAGCGACACCGTGCTCGCCTTCGCCACCGGCAAGGCCGGCCATGCGCGGCTGGAGACGATGGACGATCCCGGCGCCGACGCGCTGGAGGCGGCGCTGAACGCGGTCTGCCTCGAGCTCGCCCAGCTCGTCGTCCGCGACGGCGAGGGCGCGTCGAAGTTCATCGCCGTCACCGTCGAGGGCGCCGAGAGCGACGCCAGCGCGCACCGCATCGCGCTGTCGATCGCCAACTCGCCGCTGGTCAAGACCGCGATCGCGGGCGAGGACGCCAATTGGGGCCGGGTGGTGATGGCGGTCGGCAAGGCGGGCGAGCCGGCCGAGCGGGACAGGCTGTCGATCCGCTTCGGCGCGACCCAGGTCGCGACCGGCGGCCTCGCGGTCGAGGGCTATGACGAGGCGCCGGTCGCCGCCCACCTCAAGGGCCGCGAGATCGAGATCGGCGTCGACATCGGCCTCGGCAACGGCCGCGCGACGGTTTGGACCTGCGACCTGACCCATGGCTATATCTCGATCAACGCCGATTATCGGAGCTGA
- a CDS encoding protein translocase subunit secA (TIGRFAM: preprotein translocase, SecA subunit~PFAM: SEC-C motif domain protein; SecA DEAD domain protein; SecA Wing and Scaffold; SecA preprotein cross-linking region), translating to MLGGLAKAIFGSSNDRYVKSLRPILQKIAGFEPTLEAMNDEELAAQTVKFRQRLDAGETLDSLLPEAFATVREAARRVLGQRHYDVQMIGGIVLHRGEIAEMRTGEGKTLVATLAVYLNALPGEGVHVVTVNDYLATRDAEWMGRVYRFLGLTVGVIVPNLSDQERRDAYGADITYGTNNEFGFDYLRDNMKYDRALMVHRPFNFAVVDEVDSVLIDEARTPLIISGPTDDKSELYMQVDAIVKQVTKDDYEFDEKQRSVVLTEDGTERIERLLEAAGLLEGGNLYAYENTQVVHHLNQALRANVAFKRDTDYIVKDEKIIIIDEFTGRMMDGRRWSDGLHQAVEAKEGVKIEPENQTLASITFQNYFRMYPKLGGMTGTAATEAHEFYQIYKMNVVTIPTNLPVKRIDQDDEFYKNMLDKFAAITQAIREAKERGQPVLVGTVSIEKSELLSEFLTKEKVEHKVLNARYHEQEAHIVAQAGRLGAVTIATNMAGRGTDIQLGGNLEFRMLDEHPALEIGTPEFDAAAERIRGEIIAEKEAVLAAGGLFVLGTERHESRRIDNQLRGRSGRQGDPGLSRFYLSLDDDLLRIFGPQTMFARMMNKNLADGEAIVSPWISKAIETAQKKVEARNYDIRKQVVEYDDVMNDQRKVIYEQRADIMDAETVDDVVTDMRADTANAIVGGCCPPHSYPEQWDVDTLKLRSAETLGITPPFDEWIEQDGIDPEILAEKVLAEADAVIAAKRATIDDQSWHGIEKSVLLQTLDHHWKEHLATLDALRQVIHLRAYAQKTPINEYKHEAFALFERMLVAIREEVTRVLAHVRFEMAPQDYAELPPMPDFVTEHVNALTGEDNSGDRDGGTLGIIGSRVPQAIAAPAGDDFEITPEIAATLGRNSLCPCGSGRKYKHCHGAL from the coding sequence ATGCTCGGCGGCCTCGCCAAAGCCATCTTCGGATCGTCGAACGATCGTTATGTGAAGTCGCTGCGCCCGATCCTGCAGAAGATCGCAGGATTCGAGCCGACGCTCGAGGCGATGAACGACGAGGAGCTGGCCGCCCAGACGGTCAAATTCCGCCAGCGGCTCGACGCCGGCGAGACGCTCGATTCGCTGCTGCCCGAGGCGTTCGCCACGGTGCGCGAGGCGGCCCGCCGCGTGCTGGGCCAGCGCCATTACGACGTGCAGATGATCGGCGGCATCGTCCTCCATCGCGGCGAGATCGCCGAGATGCGGACCGGCGAGGGCAAGACGCTGGTCGCGACGCTGGCGGTCTACCTCAACGCGCTGCCGGGCGAGGGCGTCCACGTCGTCACCGTCAACGACTATCTCGCTACCCGCGACGCGGAGTGGATGGGCCGCGTCTACCGCTTCCTCGGCCTGACCGTCGGCGTGATCGTGCCCAACCTGTCCGACCAGGAACGGCGCGACGCCTATGGCGCCGACATCACCTACGGCACGAACAACGAGTTCGGCTTCGACTATCTGCGCGACAACATGAAATATGACCGCGCGCTGATGGTCCACCGGCCGTTCAACTTCGCGGTGGTCGACGAGGTCGATTCGGTGCTGATCGACGAGGCGCGCACCCCGCTGATCATCTCCGGCCCGACCGACGACAAGTCCGAACTGTACATGCAGGTCGACGCGATCGTGAAGCAGGTCACCAAGGACGATTACGAGTTCGACGAGAAGCAGCGGTCGGTGGTGCTGACCGAGGACGGCACCGAGCGGATCGAGCGGCTGCTGGAGGCGGCGGGCCTGCTCGAAGGCGGCAATCTCTACGCCTATGAGAACACCCAGGTCGTCCATCACCTGAACCAGGCGCTGCGCGCCAACGTCGCCTTCAAGCGCGACACCGACTATATCGTCAAGGACGAGAAGATCATCATCATCGACGAGTTCACCGGTCGCATGATGGACGGCCGGCGCTGGTCGGACGGCCTGCACCAGGCGGTCGAGGCCAAGGAAGGCGTCAAGATCGAGCCCGAGAACCAGACGCTCGCCTCGATCACCTTCCAGAATTATTTCCGCATGTACCCCAAGCTGGGCGGCATGACGGGCACGGCCGCGACCGAGGCCCATGAATTCTACCAGATCTACAAGATGAACGTCGTCACGATCCCGACCAACCTGCCGGTCAAGCGGATCGACCAGGACGACGAATTCTACAAGAACATGCTCGATAAATTCGCCGCGATCACCCAGGCGATCCGCGAGGCGAAGGAGCGCGGCCAGCCGGTGCTGGTCGGCACCGTGTCGATCGAGAAGTCGGAACTGCTGTCCGAGTTCCTGACCAAGGAGAAGGTCGAGCACAAGGTGCTCAACGCCCGCTACCACGAGCAGGAGGCGCACATCGTGGCGCAGGCCGGCCGGCTCGGCGCGGTGACGATCGCCACCAACATGGCGGGCCGCGGCACCGACATCCAGCTCGGCGGCAACCTCGAATTCCGCATGCTCGACGAGCATCCCGCGCTCGAGATCGGCACCCCCGAATTCGACGCGGCGGCCGAGCGCATCCGCGGCGAGATCATCGCCGAGAAGGAAGCGGTGCTCGCCGCCGGCGGCCTGTTCGTGCTCGGCACCGAGCGGCACGAGAGCCGCCGCATCGACAACCAGCTGCGCGGCCGGTCGGGCCGCCAGGGCGATCCGGGCCTCAGCCGCTTCTACCTGTCGCTCGACGACGACCTGCTGCGCATCTTCGGCCCGCAGACGATGTTCGCGCGGATGATGAACAAGAACCTCGCCGACGGCGAGGCGATCGTCAGCCCGTGGATCTCCAAGGCGATCGAGACCGCGCAGAAGAAGGTCGAGGCGCGCAACTACGACATCCGCAAGCAGGTCGTCGAATATGACGACGTGATGAACGACCAGCGCAAGGTGATCTACGAGCAGCGCGCCGACATCATGGATGCCGAGACGGTCGACGACGTCGTCACCGACATGCGCGCCGACACCGCCAATGCGATCGTCGGCGGCTGCTGCCCGCCGCACAGCTATCCCGAGCAGTGGGACGTCGATACGCTCAAGCTGCGCTCGGCCGAGACGCTGGGCATCACGCCGCCGTTCGACGAGTGGATCGAGCAGGACGGCATCGATCCCGAGATCCTGGCCGAGAAGGTGCTGGCCGAGGCCGACGCGGTGATCGCCGCCAAGCGCGCGACGATCGACGACCAGAGCTGGCACGGCATCGAGAAGAGCGTGCTGCTCCAGACGCTCGACCATCACTGGAAGGAGCATCTGGCGACGCTCGACGCGCTGCGCCAGGTGATCCACCTGCGCGCCTATGCGCAGAAGACGCCGATCAACGAATATAAGCACGAGGCCTTCGCGCTGTTCGAGCGGATGCTCGTCGCGATCCGCGAGGAGGTGACCCGCGTCCTCGCCCATGTCCGCTTCGAGATGGCGCCGCAGGACTATGCCGAGCTGCCGCCGATGCCCGACTTCGTCACCGAGCATGTCAACGCGCTGACCGGCGAGGACAATTCGGGCGACCGCGACGGCGGCACGCTGGGGATCATCGGCAGCCGGGTGCCGCAGGCGATCGCCGCCCCGGCCGGCGACGATTTCGAGATCACCCCGGAGATCGCGGCGACGCTCGGCCGCAACTCGCTCTGCCCCTGCGGCTCGGGCCGCAAGTACAAGCATTGCCACGGCGCGCTCTAA
- a CDS encoding protein of unknown function DUF454 (PFAM: protein of unknown function DUF454) translates to MHNPIKRWGWFALGWVMVALGFIGALLPVMPTTIFLILAAACFSHSSPRFERWLLDHRWFGPPIRRWRENGAIPRKAKIVAIVSMAGGYGVLLATAAPALWICLAVAAGLIACAAYVATRPDG, encoded by the coding sequence ATGCATAATCCCATCAAGCGCTGGGGCTGGTTCGCGCTGGGATGGGTGATGGTCGCGCTCGGCTTCATCGGGGCGCTGCTGCCGGTGATGCCGACGACGATCTTCCTGATCCTCGCCGCCGCCTGCTTCAGCCATTCGAGCCCGCGCTTCGAACGCTGGCTGCTCGACCATCGCTGGTTCGGCCCGCCGATCCGGCGCTGGCGCGAAAACGGCGCGATCCCGCGCAAGGCGAAGATCGTCGCGATCGTCAGCATGGCCGGCGGCTATGGCGTGCTGCTGGCGACCGCCGCGCCCGCCTTGTGGATTTGTCTGGCCGTCGCGGCGGGGCTGATCGCCTGCGCCGCCTATGTCGCGACCCGGCCCGACGGCTGA
- a CDS encoding PAS/PAC sensor hybrid histidine kinase (PFAM: response regulator receiver; ATP-binding region, ATPase domain protein domain protein; histidine kinase A domain protein domain protein; PAS fold-3 domain protein), whose protein sequence is MGHWRSDRGRNSYVWSPEMYRILGFAPDTAPTSEMIRAHYHPDDVDKADLAVAETFRTGSLPMTRLRWMRPDGRTIHIQIAGQLEGPETIIGILRDVTEEVETERALIAARDQARAAERTRAEMLEVVSHEIRTPMHGLLAAIDALRREPLDGARQAQLASLNQAATTVMGVIDDMLDYSRIESGRVVIESINFDLVSVVRTTIDLHNGAAGAKGLGLDAFGLDGDPRPVRGDPARLQQLLSNLISNAIKFTETGSVSISLSPTRSDGDTDWWMIIVRDSGRGIGQEALGRIFSRGEQVDAARMRLQGRTGLGLAISQQLAEAMGGSIAASSDPGKGTTFSVELPFKRADAAAAEAMAGKATGPMRILLAEDNPINRRLMAGLLAREGHDVVAVEDGRKALGAVATQPFDLVLMDMQMPELDGIEATRAIRALDPPASDTPILAISADSMPERRRVYFEAGIDSFLPKPIVSGQLLDMIGTMRRNRPATSAAGDSFDRERLNLLVETAGYADAAVLMKMLMFDVSDRPRRIAAAVRAQAWDLAMAETEALRTLLDSFGTFSLSRLLAAIARQCARQTCPPAVLDELFDQASKLGILLQHEVGSVPTQIAQAIDNVVETDFGRSR, encoded by the coding sequence ATGGGCCATTGGCGTTCCGATCGCGGCCGGAACAGCTATGTCTGGTCGCCCGAGATGTACCGCATCCTCGGCTTCGCGCCCGACACGGCGCCGACCAGCGAGATGATCCGCGCCCATTACCATCCCGACGACGTCGACAAGGCCGACCTCGCGGTGGCCGAGACCTTCCGCACCGGATCGCTGCCGATGACGCGGCTGCGCTGGATGCGGCCCGACGGGCGGACGATCCACATCCAGATCGCCGGGCAGCTCGAAGGGCCAGAGACGATCATCGGCATCCTGCGCGACGTGACCGAGGAGGTCGAGACCGAACGCGCGCTGATCGCCGCGCGCGACCAGGCCCGCGCCGCCGAACGGACCCGCGCCGAGATGCTCGAGGTGGTGAGCCACGAGATCCGGACGCCGATGCACGGCCTGCTCGCCGCGATCGACGCGCTGCGCCGCGAGCCGCTCGACGGCGCGCGCCAGGCCCAGCTCGCCAGCCTGAACCAGGCGGCGACGACGGTGATGGGCGTGATCGACGACATGCTCGACTATAGCCGCATCGAATCGGGCCGGGTGGTCATCGAGAGCATCAATTTCGACCTGGTGTCGGTGGTCCGCACCACCATCGACCTGCACAACGGCGCGGCCGGAGCCAAGGGCCTCGGGCTCGACGCGTTCGGCCTCGACGGCGATCCCCGGCCGGTGCGCGGCGATCCGGCCCGGCTGCAGCAGCTTCTGTCGAACCTGATCAGCAACGCGATCAAGTTCACCGAGACGGGCAGCGTCTCGATCAGCCTGTCGCCGACCCGGTCCGACGGCGACACCGACTGGTGGATGATCATCGTCCGCGACAGCGGGCGCGGCATCGGGCAGGAGGCGCTCGGCCGCATCTTCTCGCGCGGGGAGCAGGTCGACGCGGCGCGGATGCGGCTCCAGGGCCGCACCGGCCTCGGCCTCGCGATCAGCCAGCAGCTCGCCGAGGCGATGGGCGGGTCGATCGCCGCGTCGAGCGATCCGGGCAAGGGCACGACCTTCTCGGTCGAGCTGCCGTTCAAGCGCGCCGACGCCGCGGCGGCCGAGGCGATGGCCGGCAAGGCGACCGGGCCGATGCGCATCCTGCTGGCCGAGGACAACCCGATCAACCGCCGGCTGATGGCGGGCCTGCTCGCGCGCGAGGGGCACGACGTCGTCGCGGTCGAGGACGGCCGCAAGGCGCTGGGGGCGGTCGCCACCCAGCCGTTCGACCTGGTGCTGATGGACATGCAGATGCCCGAGCTCGACGGGATCGAGGCGACGCGCGCGATCCGCGCGCTCGATCCGCCCGCGTCGGACACGCCGATCCTGGCGATCAGCGCCGATTCGATGCCCGAGCGGCGGCGCGTCTATTTCGAGGCGGGGATCGACAGCTTCCTGCCCAAGCCGATCGTCTCGGGCCAGCTGCTCGACATGATCGGCACGATGCGCCGCAACCGGCCGGCCACGAGCGCGGCGGGCGACAGCTTCGACCGGGAGCGGCTCAACCTGCTCGTCGAGACGGCGGGCTATGCCGACGCCGCTGTGCTGATGAAGATGCTGATGTTCGACGTCAGCGACCGGCCCCGCCGCATCGCCGCCGCGGTGCGCGCGCAGGCCTGGGACCTGGCGATGGCCGAGACCGAGGCGCTGCGCACCCTGCTCGACAGCTTCGGCACCTTCAGCCTGTCGCGCCTGCTCGCCGCGATCGCCCGGCAATGCGCCCGGCAGACCTGCCCCCCGGCGGTGCTCGACGAGCTGTTCGACCAGGCGAGCAAGCTCGGCATATTGCTCCAGCACGAGGTCGGATCGGTCCCCACCCAGATCGCCCAGGCGATCGATAATGTGGTGGAAACCGACTTCGGCAGAAGTCGGTAG
- a CDS encoding ribonuclease H (PFAM: ribonuclease H) has protein sequence MAELPLVEIATDGACKGNPGRGGWGALLRFGATEKEMSGAENPSTNNRMELMAAIRALEALKKPCRVKLSTDSRYVMDGLTKWIHGWRKNGWKTADKKPVKNAELWQRLLDAAAPHRIEWIWVKGHAGHPDNERADKLASDAALGL, from the coding sequence ATGGCCGAACTTCCCCTCGTCGAGATTGCGACTGATGGCGCGTGCAAGGGCAATCCCGGGCGCGGCGGCTGGGGCGCATTGCTTCGCTTCGGCGCGACCGAGAAGGAGATGTCGGGCGCCGAGAACCCCAGCACCAACAACCGCATGGAGCTGATGGCGGCGATCCGCGCGCTCGAGGCGCTCAAGAAGCCGTGCCGGGTCAAGCTGTCGACCGACAGCCGCTACGTCATGGACGGGCTGACCAAGTGGATCCACGGCTGGCGCAAGAATGGCTGGAAGACCGCCGACAAGAAGCCGGTCAAGAATGCCGAGCTGTGGCAACGCCTGCTCGACGCCGCCGCGCCGCACCGGATCGAATGGATCTGGGTGAAGGGCCATGCCGGCCACCCCGACAACGAACGCGCCGACAAGCTGGCGAGCGACGCGGCGCTCGGGCTGTAA
- a CDS encoding homoserine kinase (TIGRFAM: homoserine kinase~PFAM: aminoglycoside phosphotransferase), with protein MAVYTQVSTEEMTAFLHRYDVGTLLSAKGIAEGVENSNYLIETTAGRFILTLYEKRVNVDDLPFFCALTDHLAAKGLNIPRMLRDRRGEQLQTLAGRPACLIEFLSGVSVTHPTPAQARAAGGALGDMHKALGDFRLGRPNSLDLAGWGALAARCGADLDHIQPGLRGRVMAEVEWLEANWPRHLRTAVIHADLFPDNVLMLGDEVSGVIDFYFACTDIRAWDVAVTHAAWCFENDGTGYHADLGRALVAGYDRQFGLSTDERLAFPILARGACLRFLLTRAWDWLNTPADALVTRKDPIAFLRRLDFYAEADPETLVPA; from the coding sequence ATGGCCGTCTATACCCAGGTCTCGACGGAGGAGATGACCGCCTTCCTCCACCGCTACGACGTCGGCACGCTGCTGTCGGCGAAGGGGATCGCCGAGGGGGTCGAGAACAGCAACTACCTGATCGAGACGACCGCCGGCCGCTTCATCCTGACGCTCTACGAGAAGCGGGTGAACGTCGACGACCTGCCCTTCTTCTGCGCGCTGACCGATCATCTCGCGGCCAAGGGCCTCAACATTCCGCGCATGCTGCGCGACCGGCGCGGCGAGCAGCTCCAGACGCTGGCGGGGCGGCCCGCCTGCCTGATCGAGTTCCTGTCGGGCGTGTCGGTGACCCATCCGACCCCGGCGCAGGCGCGTGCGGCGGGCGGGGCGCTCGGCGACATGCACAAGGCGCTGGGCGACTTCCGGCTCGGCCGGCCCAACAGCCTCGACCTCGCCGGCTGGGGCGCGCTCGCGGCGCGGTGTGGCGCCGACCTCGACCATATCCAGCCCGGCCTGCGCGGCCGGGTGATGGCGGAGGTCGAATGGCTGGAGGCGAACTGGCCGCGCCACCTGCGGACCGCGGTGATCCACGCCGATCTCTTCCCCGACAATGTCCTGATGCTGGGCGACGAGGTGAGCGGCGTCATCGACTTCTACTTCGCCTGCACCGACATCCGCGCCTGGGACGTCGCGGTGACCCACGCCGCCTGGTGCTTCGAGAATGACGGCACCGGCTATCATGCCGATCTCGGCCGCGCGCTGGTCGCCGGCTACGACCGCCAGTTCGGGCTGTCGACCGACGAGCGGCTGGCCTTCCCGATCCTCGCGCGCGGCGCCTGCCTGCGCTTCCTGCTGACCCGCGCCTGGGACTGGCTCAACACGCCGGCCGACGCGCTGGTGACGCGCAAGGACCCGATCGCCTTCCTGCGCCGGCTCGACTTCTATGCCGAGGCCGATCCCGAAACGCTCGTCCCGGCCTGA
- a CDS encoding 4-hydroxy-3-methylbut-2-enyl diphosphate reductase (TIGRFAM: hydroxymethylbutenyl pyrophosphate reductase~PFAM: LytB protein), translating into MADTALPPLDLLIAAPRGFCAGVDRAIRIVELTIEKYGPPVYVRHEIVHNKYVVDDLKAKGAIFVEELDEVPDDVPVVFSAHGVPKAVPAKAAERGLNYLDATCPLVSKVHRQAERLVKNGHHILFIGHKGHPEVIGTFGQVPEGVMTLVETAADAEAVAVPDGAPLAFLSQTTLSVDDTVEIIGVLRRRFPQIEAPRSEDICYATSNRQAAVKAIAPKCEAMLVIGAPNSSNSLRLVEVAERQGVKARLIQRAAEIDFGWLDGVRTLGITAGASAPEILVRELVDTLATRFAVRECEVESVTEDMLFKLPRALVA; encoded by the coding sequence ATGGCCGATACCGCTCTTCCCCCACTCGACCTGCTGATCGCGGCGCCGCGCGGCTTCTGCGCGGGCGTCGACCGGGCGATCCGCATCGTCGAGCTGACGATCGAGAAATACGGCCCGCCGGTCTATGTCCGGCACGAGATCGTCCACAACAAATATGTCGTCGACGACCTGAAGGCGAAGGGCGCGATCTTCGTCGAGGAGCTCGACGAGGTGCCCGACGACGTCCCCGTCGTCTTCTCGGCGCACGGCGTGCCGAAGGCGGTGCCCGCCAAGGCGGCCGAGCGCGGGCTCAACTATCTGGACGCGACCTGCCCGCTGGTGTCGAAGGTCCACCGCCAGGCCGAGCGGCTGGTCAAGAACGGCCACCATATCCTGTTCATCGGCCATAAGGGCCATCCCGAGGTGATCGGCACCTTCGGCCAGGTGCCCGAGGGGGTGATGACGCTGGTCGAGACCGCCGCCGACGCCGAGGCGGTGGCGGTGCCCGACGGCGCCCCGCTCGCCTTCCTCAGCCAGACCACCCTGTCGGTCGACGACACCGTCGAGATCATCGGCGTGCTGCGCCGCCGCTTCCCGCAGATCGAGGCGCCGCGCAGCGAGGACATCTGCTACGCCACCTCGAACCGCCAGGCGGCGGTCAAGGCGATCGCGCCGAAATGCGAGGCGATGCTGGTGATCGGCGCGCCCAACAGCTCCAACTCGCTGCGCCTCGTCGAGGTGGCCGAGCGGCAGGGCGTCAAGGCGCGGCTGATCCAGCGCGCGGCGGAGATCGACTTCGGCTGGCTCGACGGCGTCCGCACGCTCGGCATCACCGCCGGCGCCTCGGCGCCCGAGATATTGGTGCGCGAGCTGGTCGACACGCTCGCGACCCGATTCGCCGTGCGCGAATGCGAGGTCGAATCGGTGACGGAGGACATGTTGTTCAAGCTTCCGCGGGCGCTGGTCGCCTGA